A DNA window from Prochlorococcus marinus XMU1406 contains the following coding sequences:
- a CDS encoding GDP-L-fucose synthase family protein, with amino-acid sequence MNLINKSEKIFVAGHNGMAGKAICRALIKKGYGQKELNGELITETRKSLNLLDQLEVSSWFEQKKPTIVILAAAKVGGIGANNNYPADFLLENIKIQTNVIESAFKTGVKRLLFLGSSCIYPKFCNQPISEEELLSGTLEPTNDSYAIAKIAGIKLCEGLREQYGFDTITLMPTNLYGPGDNYSFNSSHVFAALIRRFYEAKIKNEKTVNCWGTGSPMREFLHVDDLGEAVLFALEKWDPDHFNSPKKENGDKLYYLNVGTGKDISIKDLAESISSKFGFNGEIYWEKNKPDGTPRKLLNVEKMKKIGWESKIELEDGIKKTCKIFSDNYTNGSLKLD; translated from the coding sequence ATGAATCTAATAAATAAGTCAGAAAAGATATTTGTTGCTGGACATAATGGAATGGCAGGTAAAGCAATTTGTAGGGCTTTAATTAAAAAGGGGTATGGGCAAAAAGAATTAAATGGCGAATTAATTACTGAGACTCGGAAATCTCTAAATTTATTGGATCAACTAGAAGTCTCTTCATGGTTTGAACAAAAAAAACCAACTATAGTAATTCTTGCTGCAGCAAAAGTGGGTGGGATAGGAGCAAATAATAATTATCCTGCTGATTTTCTACTTGAAAATATTAAAATTCAAACAAATGTTATTGAATCAGCTTTTAAAACAGGAGTTAAAAGACTTTTATTTCTTGGTAGCAGCTGCATCTATCCAAAATTTTGCAATCAACCTATTTCAGAGGAAGAACTTTTATCGGGTACACTTGAACCAACTAATGATTCATATGCCATAGCAAAGATTGCAGGCATAAAACTCTGTGAGGGATTAAGAGAACAATATGGTTTCGATACTATAACTTTAATGCCTACAAATCTATACGGTCCTGGAGATAATTATAGTTTTAATAGTAGCCATGTTTTTGCAGCGCTAATAAGACGTTTCTATGAAGCCAAAATAAAAAACGAAAAAACTGTAAATTGTTGGGGTACAGGCTCACCAATGAGAGAATTTCTTCATGTAGATGATTTAGGCGAAGCAGTATTATTTGCTCTAGAGAAATGGGATCCAGATCATTTTAACTCGCCTAAAAAAGAAAACGGTGACAAACTATATTATTTAAATGTTGGCACAGGTAAAGATATTTCAATCAAAGATCTTGCCGAGAGTATTTCATCAAAATTTGGATTTAATGGGGAAATTTATTGGGAAAAGAATAAACCTGATGGTACTCCAAGAAAATTACTAAATGTTGAAAAGATGAAAAAAATAGGGTGGGAATCAAAAATTGAATTAGAAGATGGAATCAAAAAAACCTGCAAAATATTTTCTGATAACTATACCAATGGTTCCTTGAAGCTAGATTAG
- a CDS encoding DUF5672 family protein: MSKNKIPLQIIAISDLRLKKTLTSINRTLKALNASSAMLLTSKVDSFDFSCKEYSQIQLVKIKPINSHDDYNYFVIYELYKYIKEDKCLIVQWDGSVMCKWMWSDSFLLYDYIGAPFIQVKKDPSYCLDKYGVFQNVGNGGFSLRSKRLLEAPTRLGLKDDKDFTNAHEDGFFSVLHRETLEAQGYQWSPVNVARRFSQEKPRNFLDFLRPSFGFHGKIYSIPAKFWFFASTILDFFSSKFN, from the coding sequence ATGAGTAAAAATAAAATTCCTCTTCAAATTATTGCGATAAGTGATCTTAGACTAAAGAAAACTTTAACGTCTATTAACAGGACATTAAAAGCTCTTAATGCATCTTCTGCAATGCTTTTAACCTCAAAAGTAGATAGCTTTGATTTCTCTTGTAAAGAGTATAGTCAAATTCAGTTAGTAAAGATTAAACCTATTAATAGTCATGATGATTACAATTATTTTGTAATATATGAACTTTATAAATATATTAAAGAAGACAAGTGCTTAATAGTGCAGTGGGACGGTTCGGTAATGTGTAAATGGATGTGGAGTGACTCTTTCCTTTTGTATGATTATATTGGTGCACCATTTATACAAGTAAAAAAAGATCCTTCCTATTGTTTAGACAAGTATGGAGTATTTCAAAATGTAGGAAATGGGGGATTTAGTCTTCGATCAAAAAGGTTATTAGAAGCGCCCACAAGATTAGGACTAAAGGATGATAAAGATTTTACAAATGCGCACGAAGACGGTTTTTTTTCTGTTTTACATAGAGAGACACTTGAAGCTCAAGGATATCAATGGTCACCAGTTAATGTGGCTAGAAGATTTTCGCAGGAAAAGCCTAGAAACTTCCTTGATTTTCTAAGGCCCTCCTTTGGATTTCACGGAAAAATTTATTCAATACCTGCTAAGTTTTGGTTTTTTGCTTCAACAATTCTAGATTTTTTTTCTAGTAAGTTTAATTAA
- a CDS encoding class I SAM-dependent methyltransferase — protein MEPWVHEILACPVTKNKENKSYFSVLNGVIDARVLMKNTIGYSTWKYGQNIYEDDVNNEDLKNEHYLTEIRNDRVIYEKFKLSGRILDVGGGIGTLREFLDETDEYISTDPFINIKDIQPKAKLESYKCLSKNLNLIYANAEFQPFISNSFDWLHLRSMLDHVHSPDLALMEAWRLLKPGGHLLIGISIEGSKEGNNKIISEVIHESKQIIKVLLNLVGINKWKKDVHVFHPTFKGLMKIIKDNGFIVEEEYAQPCWGGRVWYISARKGSRIPGNF, from the coding sequence TTGGAACCCTGGGTACATGAAATTCTAGCTTGTCCTGTAACTAAAAATAAAGAGAATAAATCTTATTTTTCAGTTTTAAATGGCGTAATAGATGCTAGAGTTTTGATGAAGAATACAATTGGCTATTCAACTTGGAAGTATGGTCAAAATATCTATGAAGACGATGTAAATAACGAAGACCTTAAAAATGAACACTATCTCACTGAAATAAGAAATGATAGAGTGATCTATGAGAAATTTAAATTATCAGGCCGCATTCTTGATGTAGGAGGAGGTATTGGTACACTTAGAGAGTTTTTAGATGAAACCGACGAATATATTTCAACAGATCCTTTTATTAACATAAAAGATATTCAGCCTAAGGCAAAATTAGAATCCTATAAATGTCTCTCCAAAAATTTAAACTTAATATATGCAAATGCAGAGTTTCAACCATTCATTTCTAATTCATTTGATTGGCTACATTTAAGATCGATGCTTGATCATGTACATTCTCCAGACTTAGCATTAATGGAAGCATGGAGACTTTTAAAGCCAGGAGGACATTTGCTAATTGGGATATCCATTGAAGGGAGTAAAGAAGGCAATAACAAAATTATAAGTGAAGTGATTCATGAGTCTAAGCAAATAATAAAAGTACTTCTAAATCTAGTTGGTATAAATAAATGGAAGAAGGATGTGCACGTATTTCACCCTACTTTTAAAGGGTTAATGAAAATTATCAAAGACAATGGTTTTATTGTTGAAGAAGAATATGCCCAGCCTTGCTGGGGGGGTAGAGTTTGGTATATCTCTGCAAGGAAAGGATCCAGAATACCAGGTAACTTTTAA
- a CDS encoding DegT/DnrJ/EryC1/StrS family aminotransferase, whose translation MGFEAKNQPMNEFPILNPEEGIPLFYPFVAPEAFKEVEDSLNSRWIGQGPKVDLFEKQFQKKIVPNNFPVAVGSGTDGLHLAYILSGIKEGDEVITPVFTCTATNLPLLYIKAKPVFADINPLTMNINVDDIEHRITEKTKAIVAVDYGGVPADYEKLNKICEKYQLKLIGDCAQSIGTLYKGRPISEYCDFTVFSFQAIKTISTSDGGMLVLKNYGDLPLAKRLRWFGIDRSEKQKGIWENDVFEIGYKYQMTDIAACLGISSLKYFEKLVNHRKSIFEIYLENISNKQINLINTPDKNGTSICPWLCTIIVENGRIDLMNKLREKGVETAQVHYRNDRYSVFGSRKKDLPNMDYLEDKYLVLPIHHKVSINQAMEICQYINEWQY comes from the coding sequence ATGGGTTTTGAAGCAAAAAATCAACCAATGAATGAATTCCCAATACTTAATCCGGAAGAAGGAATACCTTTATTTTATCCATTTGTTGCTCCCGAAGCATTTAAGGAAGTTGAGGATTCACTTAATTCAAGGTGGATTGGCCAGGGACCCAAAGTTGATTTATTCGAAAAACAGTTTCAGAAAAAAATTGTACCAAATAATTTTCCTGTTGCAGTTGGAAGTGGTACTGATGGCTTGCATTTGGCTTATATTTTGTCTGGAATCAAAGAAGGAGATGAAGTTATAACTCCAGTTTTTACATGTACTGCAACTAATTTGCCTCTTCTCTACATCAAAGCAAAACCTGTTTTTGCAGACATAAATCCACTAACAATGAATATAAATGTTGATGATATTGAGCATAGAATTACAGAGAAAACTAAAGCTATTGTAGCTGTCGATTACGGTGGAGTACCTGCAGATTATGAAAAATTGAATAAAATTTGCGAAAAATATCAACTTAAATTAATAGGAGATTGCGCTCAATCGATTGGAACTTTATACAAAGGCAGACCCATTTCAGAATATTGTGATTTTACCGTTTTTTCATTTCAAGCCATTAAAACAATTAGTACTTCTGATGGAGGAATGCTTGTTTTGAAAAATTATGGGGATTTACCTCTAGCAAAAAGATTGCGCTGGTTCGGTATAGATAGAAGCGAGAAACAAAAAGGTATATGGGAAAATGATGTTTTTGAGATAGGTTATAAATACCAGATGACAGATATTGCAGCATGCCTTGGGATATCTTCTTTGAAATATTTTGAAAAACTTGTTAATCATAGAAAAAGTATTTTTGAAATTTATTTAGAAAATATCTCTAATAAGCAAATAAATTTAATTAATACACCTGATAAAAATGGAACTTCAATATGTCCATGGTTATGCACAATAATTGTAGAAAATGGAAGAATTGATCTCATGAATAAACTAAGGGAAAAAGGAGTGGAGACTGCACAGGTTCATTATAGAAATGATCGTTATTCTGTATTTGGGAGTAGAAAAAAAGATTTACCTAATATGGATTATTTAGAGGATAAGTATTTGGTTTTACCAATACATCACAAGGTTTCTATTAATCAAGCTATGGAAATATGTCAATATATAAATGAATGGCAGTATTAA
- a CDS encoding class I SAM-dependent methyltransferase, translated as MGNYLKILSMGGAISKRKKRSKFAKIFLRGVSPQFEFDSLYLVKIINLFIKNNNNSSYLNKKPKAINIYDIGCGPCNYFFSNTYKGVKLNYTGIDINYTFKDHIEKLGGSIIKANLENKLSMIESNSANIIICSHVIEHIKNTESFISEMYRILSPEGLIFIRTPDIEKVKFEFYDDYTHVRPYTPNSLKNCLLSNNFEVIYSKSITPLKSVSEIIIKNLPIKIERILLYFLGFLSLFIFRKRREVELLATKNFE; from the coding sequence ATGGGAAATTATCTAAAAATTCTCTCAATGGGGGGGGCAATCTCTAAAAGAAAAAAAAGATCAAAATTTGCGAAAATATTTCTTAGAGGTGTCTCACCTCAATTTGAATTTGATTCTCTTTATCTAGTAAAAATTATTAATTTATTTATTAAAAATAATAATAATTCAAGTTATTTAAATAAAAAACCAAAAGCCATTAATATTTATGATATTGGATGTGGACCATGTAATTATTTTTTTTCTAATACATACAAAGGTGTTAAATTAAACTATACAGGTATTGATATAAATTACACTTTTAAAGATCATATAGAGAAACTTGGAGGTTCAATTATTAAAGCAAATCTTGAGAATAAACTCTCAATGATCGAATCAAATTCAGCGAATATTATCATATGCTCTCACGTTATTGAACATATTAAAAATACAGAAAGTTTCATTTCAGAGATGTATAGAATATTAAGTCCTGAGGGCTTAATATTTATTAGAACTCCTGATATTGAAAAAGTTAAATTTGAATTTTATGATGACTATACACATGTGAGGCCTTATACTCCCAATTCATTAAAAAATTGTTTATTAAGTAATAATTTTGAAGTAATTTATTCCAAATCAATAACACCATTAAAAAGTGTTTCTGAAATTATAATAAAAAATTTACCTATTAAAATAGAACGAATATTACTATATTTTTTGGGTTTTTTATCATTATTTATATTTAGAAAAAGAAGAGAAGTTGAATTACTAGCAACTAAAAATTTTGAGTAA
- a CDS encoding glycosyltransferase encodes MNSKYFFSIAIPFYYRNEYSLYQLVRCVQSIKNQNFEDYEIIISTQNNFNILKEDLKLKGTTIINAEKIGGSIQENVNNAIRFCNGKWIKILFSDDYFFDQYCLDKLHDSLIINKCAWAINNALHVNESSNKIYRPIKAYYQKNILTLNTIGSPSSLTILNKDVPLFDPMTWMHLDADYYQTLFNKFGSPLSISNVFVVNEIHSDQFSSLLRGKRSDETKKLIRKEYKYVYKKHSYTQPPFIVVLYLHLKMRVEQRFYNFIFKIRRYSWFLEID; translated from the coding sequence ATGAATTCAAAATATTTTTTTTCAATAGCAATTCCCTTTTACTATAGGAATGAATATTCTTTATATCAACTTGTTAGATGTGTTCAATCTATAAAGAATCAAAACTTTGAAGATTATGAGATAATTATAAGTACACAGAATAATTTTAATATCTTAAAGGAAGATCTCAAGTTAAAGGGTACAACCATAATAAATGCAGAGAAAATAGGAGGTTCTATCCAAGAGAATGTTAACAATGCAATTAGATTCTGTAATGGGAAGTGGATTAAAATATTATTTTCTGATGATTATTTTTTTGATCAATATTGCCTAGATAAATTACACGACTCTCTGATAATCAATAAATGTGCTTGGGCGATAAATAATGCACTACATGTTAATGAGTCTTCGAATAAAATTTACAGGCCAATAAAAGCTTATTATCAAAAAAATATATTAACTTTAAACACTATTGGATCTCCAAGCTCATTAACAATATTAAACAAGGATGTACCACTATTCGACCCGATGACTTGGATGCATTTAGATGCTGATTACTATCAAACACTTTTCAACAAATTTGGCAGTCCATTAAGTATATCCAATGTCTTCGTAGTAAATGAGATTCATTCCGATCAGTTCAGTAGTTTACTTAGAGGGAAAAGATCTGATGAAACAAAAAAGCTAATAAGAAAAGAATACAAATATGTGTATAAAAAACATTCTTATACTCAACCTCCTTTTATTGTTGTACTTTATTTACATTTAAAGATGAGGGTTGAGCAAAGATTTTACAATTTCATATTTAAGATCAGGCGATATTCTTGGTTTTTAGAAATTGATTAG
- a CDS encoding GumC family protein, whose amino-acid sequence MYSNSKDNLNQNFENNGNDLIDLKKIFNRITRQKNLIISLTSIATSFSIFYSLTRTPVWKGEFQIVVEQNRNNNNSTKINALNSISGLPKIAMTGVSETKSQEAILSSPSVLESVYNFVKKEKKNTSNNIDNLSFKEWRKTFLVVQFKKNTNILNISYVDTDKELILKTLKIISSKYQNYSKKDRQTSLVNGIKYLKVQEEQLKKKSNESLKRLNEFIITNGLGAIDGFVKLDTTFNDKNISSQTQNIISNKDEISNSGAGQRYSSLFLMLEKLESEYIDLSTVLKSNSKTLSTLKTNIDNLKEFLKRPNEILLEFRVLKRTASRDESFLKDIEGRLLALELEKVRKESPWELISEPTLLDQRVSPQRKSIVLSTFIISLIASFLIAKFKEFKSDSIHDNDFLKDYLKFKYLGKIYENSQTLNELILKKLIEVSNTQACNIIYLNKDSFFNNEIKSTYNLFPKNFKLNIVNSNSLGNLNSSSKIILISDPSNLSKKSISEISKFLDVYENLIIGWLNIEKQYKS is encoded by the coding sequence ATGTATTCAAATTCTAAGGATAATCTCAATCAAAATTTCGAAAATAATGGAAATGATTTAATAGATCTCAAAAAAATTTTTAATAGAATTACAAGACAGAAAAATTTAATTATTTCATTAACTTCAATAGCAACATCTTTTTCTATATTTTATTCATTAACTAGAACTCCTGTATGGAAAGGGGAATTTCAAATAGTTGTTGAACAAAATAGAAATAATAATAACTCTACAAAAATAAATGCTCTGAATTCAATAAGTGGACTTCCAAAGATTGCTATGACAGGAGTATCAGAAACAAAATCACAAGAAGCCATATTAAGCAGTCCTTCAGTTTTAGAATCAGTCTATAATTTTGTTAAAAAAGAGAAAAAGAATACCTCTAATAATATTGATAATTTAAGTTTTAAAGAATGGAGAAAAACTTTTCTTGTCGTACAATTTAAAAAAAATACAAATATCCTTAATATTAGCTATGTCGACACCGATAAAGAATTAATTCTCAAAACCCTTAAAATCATATCTTCAAAATATCAAAATTACTCAAAAAAGGATCGACAAACGAGTTTGGTTAATGGCATAAAATACTTAAAGGTTCAAGAAGAGCAACTTAAGAAAAAATCAAATGAATCATTAAAAAGATTAAATGAATTTATTATTACTAATGGCTTAGGAGCTATCGATGGTTTCGTTAAACTAGATACAACTTTTAATGACAAAAATATTTCTTCTCAAACGCAAAATATTATTTCTAATAAGGATGAAATTAGTAATTCAGGAGCTGGTCAAAGATACTCTTCTCTATTTTTAATGCTTGAAAAACTTGAATCTGAATATATTGATCTTTCAACAGTTCTAAAAAGTAACTCTAAAACATTATCGACCTTAAAAACTAATATAGATAATTTAAAAGAGTTTCTTAAAAGACCAAATGAAATACTTTTAGAATTTAGAGTTCTGAAAAGAACAGCAAGTAGAGATGAAAGTTTTCTCAAGGATATTGAGGGCAGACTTCTGGCATTAGAATTAGAAAAAGTAAGAAAAGAATCTCCATGGGAACTTATTTCGGAACCTACTTTATTAGATCAAAGAGTTTCACCTCAAAGAAAATCGATAGTTTTATCAACTTTTATAATCTCTTTAATTGCAAGTTTTTTGATTGCCAAATTTAAGGAATTTAAAAGTGATTCAATTCATGATAATGATTTTTTGAAGGATTATTTAAAATTTAAATATCTCGGTAAAATTTATGAAAATAGCCAAACTTTAAACGAATTGATATTAAAAAAATTAATTGAAGTTTCAAACACACAAGCATGCAATATTATTTATTTAAATAAAGATTCATTTTTTAATAATGAAATCAAATCTACATATAATTTATTTCCAAAAAATTTTAAATTAAATATAGTAAATTCAAATTCTTTAGGTAATTTAAATAGCTCATCAAAAATTATTTTAATAAGTGATCCCAGCAATTTAAGCAAAAAATCAATATCAGAAATAAGCAAATTTTTGGATGTTTATGAAAACCTAATTATTGGTTGGCTAAATATTGAAAAACAATATAAAAGTTAA
- a CDS encoding glycosyltransferase has product MSNYKKVSVITPTHNPSLYLLDTILSVQRQVLNQDNILIDHFIIDDGTNNPESLEFLDRISKIKSIKLFRQEKKGLSSALNRGINLLNCDYFVPLYSEDVINPCFVNVLITELIKSKSNKAFAYSNWAKFGKSNKFFKLNNLNKFNKKFFEYIPKTLLMPLELASNYKYNETILEGFENADLIIRLMLDDCIGLFSNFTGFYNRNYNDNVLNKLNKNSEFKKYFQKKYPKYYSKVSLEKNNYIFSKKSINFLEMNISLIINDFKLSLDNK; this is encoded by the coding sequence ATGTCAAATTATAAAAAGGTTTCTGTAATAACTCCTACCCATAATCCAAGTCTTTATCTACTTGATACTATTTTATCTGTACAAAGACAAGTACTAAATCAAGATAATATTCTAATTGATCATTTCATAATAGATGACGGTACTAATAATCCAGAAAGTTTGGAATTTTTAGATAGGATAAGTAAAATTAAATCAATTAAACTTTTTAGACAAGAAAAAAAAGGACTTTCTTCTGCATTGAATAGAGGCATTAATCTTCTTAATTGTGACTATTTTGTACCTCTTTATTCTGAAGATGTGATTAATCCATGTTTTGTGAATGTTCTTATTACAGAATTAATTAAAAGTAAATCTAATAAAGCTTTTGCTTATTCTAACTGGGCTAAATTTGGTAAATCTAACAAATTTTTTAAACTAAATAACCTTAATAAATTTAATAAAAAATTTTTTGAATATATTCCTAAAACCCTACTTATGCCTTTGGAATTAGCATCTAATTATAAATATAATGAAACTATTTTAGAAGGTTTTGAAAATGCAGATTTAATAATACGTTTAATGCTCGATGATTGTATTGGATTGTTCTCAAATTTTACTGGTTTCTACAATAGGAATTACAATGATAATGTATTGAATAAATTAAACAAAAATTCAGAATTTAAGAAATACTTCCAAAAAAAATATCCTAAATATTATTCAAAAGTTTCTTTGGAAAAAAATAACTATATTTTTTCTAAAAAATCTATTAATTTTCTTGAGATGAATATTTCATTAATTATTAATGACTTTAAATTGAGTTTGGACAATAAATGA
- a CDS encoding ABC transporter ATP-binding protein: MSSISPLLKDLSSSNALNTQSSLEIYLANNILINFDSITIKLFIFVSAVILAGVTRLHNLWIMTRVSAQICHEIAMNLYKKNIFQSYENHIKKSSDYLINVCTREMERVRESIDGIFNITTSITISASLLFTIYKINGSIIWIIMFIFLIIYLVYYFFSIRFTNKYGKIITRSGTKQINILQETSFGFLDIILYGLKNKYIDKYNNNEKLLRETYGNINFIGLSPKFIVEPIVIVSCLLISFIFAKKLDSGYENFLPSLGVFAIGGQKLLPSINQFFASYAAIQANNSAFNSVIANYKKISQPKNISVSSKNQFEFNKNIQIKNLSYFYGNHNEITIIDDITFEINKGEKIGIVGNTGCGKSTLIKIMMGILNPSGGEIYIDNKLLFPYDKSEIDIEEWYRKIAHVPQDIFLMDASIMENITFKNDLRIEDLKKLRKIIKVVNLENFINELNDGIYTKVGERGIRLSGGQKQRIGIARALFKTKSIIFLDEATSALDTKTEKKIIKNIEENYPDLTILSIAHRLTTLNNYDQIFELRSGKIEKFNLRKNLD; this comes from the coding sequence GTGAGTTCAATTTCTCCTCTCCTAAAAGATCTTTCAAGCAGCAATGCATTAAATACACAATCCTCATTAGAAATATATCTGGCAAATAACATATTAATCAACTTTGACTCAATAACCATAAAGCTCTTCATTTTCGTTTCAGCAGTAATTCTAGCTGGGGTAACAAGATTACATAATTTATGGATAATGACGCGTGTATCAGCTCAGATTTGCCATGAAATTGCAATGAATTTATATAAAAAAAATATTTTCCAGAGTTATGAAAATCATATTAAAAAGTCAAGTGATTATTTAATTAATGTATGTACAAGGGAAATGGAGAGAGTTAGGGAAAGTATTGATGGAATATTTAACATAACCACTTCGATAACAATTTCAGCTTCTTTGTTATTTACTATTTATAAAATAAACGGGAGTATTATTTGGATAATAATGTTTATATTTTTAATAATATATTTAGTTTATTATTTTTTTTCTATAAGATTTACAAATAAATATGGCAAAATAATTACAAGATCGGGTACTAAACAAATAAATATTTTACAAGAAACTTCTTTTGGATTTCTTGATATTATTTTATACGGATTAAAAAACAAATATATTGATAAATATAATAATAATGAAAAATTATTAAGGGAAACATATGGAAATATTAATTTCATAGGTCTTTCTCCAAAATTTATAGTAGAGCCAATTGTAATTGTTAGCTGTCTTTTAATATCTTTTATATTTGCAAAAAAATTAGATTCAGGATATGAAAATTTCTTACCCTCACTTGGCGTATTTGCAATTGGCGGTCAAAAGTTATTACCTTCAATAAACCAATTTTTTGCATCATATGCTGCCATACAAGCAAATAATTCAGCTTTCAATTCAGTTATTGCAAATTATAAAAAAATATCTCAACCTAAAAATATTTCAGTATCTTCAAAGAATCAATTTGAGTTCAATAAGAATATACAAATAAAAAACTTAAGTTACTTTTATGGCAATCATAATGAAATTACCATAATTGATGATATTACATTTGAAATAAACAAAGGTGAGAAAATTGGAATTGTAGGCAATACAGGTTGCGGTAAATCAACACTAATTAAAATCATGATGGGCATATTAAATCCATCAGGAGGAGAAATCTATATTGATAATAAATTACTATTTCCTTATGATAAATCTGAGATTGATATCGAAGAATGGTATAGAAAAATAGCTCATGTCCCACAAGATATTTTTCTAATGGATGCAAGTATTATGGAAAATATTACTTTTAAGAATGATCTAAGAATAGAAGATTTAAAAAAGCTTAGAAAAATCATAAAGGTAGTTAATTTAGAAAATTTTATAAACGAATTAAACGATGGAATATATACAAAAGTTGGGGAAAGAGGTATCAGATTAAGCGGAGGTCAGAAACAAAGAATTGGTATAGCTCGTGCCTTATTTAAAACCAAAAGTATTATTTTCTTGGATGAGGCAACAAGTGCTCTAGATACAAAAACAGAAAAAAAAATTATAAAAAATATTGAAGAAAACTATCCTGACTTAACAATTCTATCTATTGCGCATAGATTAACTACACTTAATAATTATGATCAAATATTTGAATTGAGATCAGGGAAAATTGAAAAATTTAATCTTAGAAAGAATTTAGATTAA
- a CDS encoding NAD-dependent epimerase/dehydratase family protein: MEKKINSKYSVFGGTGFVGSNFCRKFNKNIILQTRDERIPKTNNILYLISTVHNFNIFEDIKLDVETNLSILCEVLDNCRDENIVFNFISSWFVYGDCALPATEETFCKPKGFYSITKKTAEDLLITFCETYNLKYRIIRLCNVLGGGDKKNSLKKNAITYMINLLKNNKDVFLYHNGNQLRDVMHVDDVCDAIQLICDKGNYNEIYNISSGKPTKIKEIIYLGRDLLNSNSIIINREVPRLNSASNIKDFWMDNSKLLKLGFKQNYSLQETIQDLCSNKYNSIFT, encoded by the coding sequence TTGGAAAAAAAAATAAATTCAAAATATAGTGTGTTTGGTGGTACAGGATTTGTTGGCAGCAATTTTTGCAGAAAATTCAATAAAAATATAATTTTACAAACAAGAGATGAAAGGATACCTAAGACTAATAATATTCTTTACTTAATAAGTACAGTCCATAATTTTAATATTTTTGAGGATATAAAATTAGATGTAGAAACAAATTTGTCTATTCTTTGTGAGGTTCTTGATAATTGCAGAGATGAAAATATAGTATTTAATTTCATAAGTTCTTGGTTTGTATATGGCGATTGTGCATTACCTGCAACTGAGGAGACTTTTTGCAAACCAAAAGGTTTTTATTCAATTACAAAAAAGACAGCTGAAGATTTATTAATTACATTTTGCGAAACATATAATTTAAAATATAGGATAATACGTTTGTGTAATGTACTTGGCGGAGGCGATAAGAAAAATTCACTCAAGAAAAATGCCATTACATATATGATTAATCTATTAAAAAATAATAAGGATGTTTTTTTATACCACAATGGAAATCAATTAAGAGATGTTATGCATGTAGATGACGTTTGCGATGCTATTCAATTAATTTGTGATAAAGGTAATTACAATGAGATTTATAATATTAGCAGTGGAAAACCTACAAAAATCAAAGAAATTATTTATTTAGGTAGAGATTTATTAAATTCAAATTCTATAATTATTAATAGAGAAGTTCCAAGATTAAATAGTGCCTCAAATATAAAAGACTTTTGGATGGATAATTCAAAGCTATTAAAACTTGGATTTAAGCAAAATTATTCTCTTCAAGAAACTATTCAAGATTTGTGCAGTAATAAATATAATTCGATTTTTACTTAA